A portion of the Halalkalicoccus tibetensis genome contains these proteins:
- a CDS encoding cupin domain-containing protein, with protein MPRDYDRSAVPAVHNLREVAPYREEPGFEQVVFRGVDQTIGFSRIGPEKADGEPHTHPYEQTNMLVEGRLDFLVDGDRVELEPYDTLAIPPEVPHTSRAVDGESATLLAFWPLREDRLDGTAYQEEFPDP; from the coding sequence ATGCCACGCGATTACGACCGATCCGCGGTCCCGGCCGTCCACAACCTGCGGGAGGTCGCCCCCTATCGGGAGGAGCCGGGCTTCGAGCAGGTGGTCTTCCGCGGCGTCGACCAGACGATCGGCTTCTCCCGGATCGGCCCCGAGAAGGCGGACGGCGAGCCACATACCCACCCGTACGAGCAGACCAACATGCTCGTCGAGGGACGCCTCGACTTCCTCGTCGACGGCGATCGCGTCGAGCTCGAGCCGTACGACACGCTGGCGATCCCGCCGGAGGTTCCCCACACGTCGCGGGCGGTCGACGGGGAGAGCGCGACGCTGCTCGCCTTCTGGCCGCTCCGGGAGGACCGGCTCGACGGGACGGCCTACCAGGAGGAGTTCCCCGACCCGTAG